Proteins encoded together in one Fusobacterium perfoetens window:
- the obgE gene encoding GTPase ObgE encodes MFIDEIIITVKAGNGGDGAATFRREKYIQFGGPDGGDGGKGGDVIFLADPNINTLIDFKFKKKFAAENGGNGAKKRCFGKNGEDLVIKVPVGTQVRDLESGKLLLDMNTPNQTRVFLRGGKGGFGNEHFKNSIRKAPKMAEKGREGAEVKVKLELKLLADVALVGYPSVGKSSFINKVSAAKSKVGAYHFTTLEPKLGVIRMAEGKSFVIADIPGLIEGASEGVGLGDKFLRHIERCKMIYHIVDVAGIEGRDPIDDYNKINEELRKFSEKLANKKQIVLANKMDLLWEMEKYEEFKKYVEERGAKVYPISVILGDGIKEVIGDTYNLLEKIEREPLEEEEDVLKVIRAQKTDKAPFIITQDEDGVFQVEGAMVDGVLSKYVITYDEESVITFVHMLKNLGMEEALREAGAVDGDTVRIIDVEFEYVE; translated from the coding sequence ATGTTTATAGATGAAATAATTATTACAGTAAAAGCTGGAAATGGTGGAGATGGAGCTGCTACTTTCAGAAGAGAAAAGTATATCCAATTTGGTGGACCAGATGGAGGAGATGGAGGAAAAGGTGGAGACGTTATATTTTTAGCTGACCCAAATATCAATACTCTTATCGATTTCAAATTTAAAAAGAAATTCGCTGCTGAAAATGGTGGAAACGGAGCTAAAAAAAGATGTTTTGGTAAAAATGGAGAGGACTTAGTAATAAAAGTTCCTGTTGGTACTCAAGTTAGAGACTTAGAAAGTGGAAAACTTTTACTTGATATGAACACACCTAACCAAACAAGAGTTTTCTTAAGAGGAGGAAAAGGTGGATTTGGTAACGAACACTTTAAAAACTCTATAAGAAAAGCTCCAAAAATGGCAGAAAAAGGTAGAGAGGGAGCAGAAGTAAAAGTAAAACTTGAGTTAAAACTTTTAGCAGACGTAGCTTTAGTTGGATATCCATCTGTTGGAAAATCAAGTTTTATCAACAAAGTATCAGCTGCAAAATCAAAAGTTGGAGCTTATCACTTCACAACTCTAGAACCAAAACTTGGAGTAATCAGAATGGCAGAGGGAAAATCTTTTGTTATTGCTGATATTCCAGGACTTATTGAAGGAGCAAGTGAAGGAGTTGGACTTGGAGATAAATTCTTAAGACATATCGAAAGATGTAAAATGATTTATCATATAGTTGACGTGGCTGGAATTGAGGGAAGAGACCCTATTGACGATTATAATAAAATCAACGAAGAATTAAGAAAATTCAGTGAAAAATTAGCTAACAAAAAACAAATCGTTCTTGCTAATAAAATGGACTTATTATGGGAAATGGAAAAATATGAAGAGTTCAAAAAATATGTAGAGGAAAGAGGAGCGAAAGTTTATCCAATCTCTGTAATCTTAGGAGATGGTATCAAAGAAGTTATAGGAGATACTTATAATCTACTTGAAAAAATAGAAAGAGAACCTTTAGAAGAAGAGGAAGATGTATTAAAAGTAATAAGAGCTCAAAAAACTGACAAAGCTCCATTCATTATCACTCAAGATGAAGATGGAGTATTCCAAGTTGAAGGAGCTATGGTTGACGGAGTATTATCAAAATATGTTATCACTTACGACGAAGAATCAGTTATCACTTTTGTTCATATGTTAAAAAATCTTGGAATGGAAGAGGCTTTAAGAGAAGCTGGAGCTGTTGACGGAGATACAGTTAGAATTATAGACGTAGAATTTGAGTATGTAGAATAA